A portion of the Kazachstania africana CBS 2517 chromosome 2, complete genome genome contains these proteins:
- the PMR1 gene encoding Ca(2+)/Mn(2+)-transporting P-type ATPase PMR1 (similar to Saccharomyces cerevisiae PMR1 (YGL167C); ancestral locus Anc_8.112), producing MTDNPFESYLNDKNEDKLLLEATSELLSKPTSSLEFCFLTVQETLEKLRTNSESGLESPDEANYRRDQYGPNEISTEEDEQLLKKFLMTFVEDRLILLLIGSALVSFFMGNIDDAISITLAIFIVVTVGFVQEYRSEKSLEALNKLVPAECHLIRAGKASNVLASYLVPGDLVRFKIGDRIPADIRIIESFDLTIDESNLTGENEPVHKSSSPINRDSYNDQPNAIVPIADRTCIAYMGTLVKEGHGKGIVVGTGTNTSFGSVFEMMSNIEKPKTPLQLSMDKLGKDLSLFSFIIIGFICFVGIIQGRSWLEMFQISVSLAVAAIPEGLPIIVAVTLALGVLRMAKRKAIVRRLPSVETLGSVNVICSDKTGTLTSNHMTVSKLWCLGSMANKLNVLNLEKKKSTNLQNYLTEDVKNTLFIGNVCNNATFSHDHGRHLGNPTDVALLEQLPKFGLQDVRNTVRKIEELPFNSSRKYMATKVIDSEDKQMIFVKGAFEKVLLHSSYYLNEKGKIEKLTEGKKDIINECANSLASEGLRVLAFAKIIVAEADVEKLTEESIQDLIFTGLVGMNDPPRPSVKSAIEQLLQGGVHIIMITGDSENTAVNIARQIGIPVIDPNLSVLSGDKLNEMSDDQLANIIDHVNIFARATPEHKLNIVRALRKRGDVVAMTGDGVNDAPALKLADIGVSMGKMGTDVAKEASDMILTDDDFSTILTAIEEGKGIFNNIQNFLTFQLSTSIAALSLIALSTALKLPNPLNAMQILWINILMDGPPAQSLGVEPVDHEVMKKPPRKRSEKILTQRVLTRLVTAAICIIFGTVYVFVKEMAEDGKVTARDTTMTFTCFVFFDMFNALACRHATKSIFEIGIFANKMFNVAVGFSLLGQMCAIYVPFFQQIFKTESLSVGDLVFLVLLSSTVFIADECRKIWERRKREQEALYYSSV from the coding sequence ATGACAGATAATCCATTTGAGTCATATTTGAATGACAAAAATGAGGATAAACTCCTACTAGAGGCAACTTCTGAGTTGCTTTCGAAACCGACCTCTTCTCTCGAGTTCTGTTTTCTCACGGTACAAGAAACTCTGGAAAAACTTCGTACAAATTCTGAATCAGGTCTCGAATCACCAGATGAAGCAAACTATAGAAGAGATCAATATGGACCTAATGAGATCTCAACTGAGGAGGACGAACAATTACTCAAAAAATTCCTTATGACTTTTGTTGAAGATCGTTTAATCTTGTTATTAATCGGTTCTGCTTTAGTCTCTTTCTTTATGGGAAATATCGATGATGCTATCAGTATTACTTTGgcaatttttattgttgttaCCGTTGGATTTGTGCAAGAATATAGATCTGAGAAATCTTTAGAGGCTCTCAACAAATTAGTTCCAGCTGAGTGCCATTTGATAAGGGCTGGCAAAGCCTCAAATGTTCTGGCTTCATACCTAGTTCCAGGTGATTTAGTACgtttcaaaattggtgACAGAATTCCCGCAGACATAAGAATAATTGAATCATTTGACCTCacaattgatgaaagtaATTTAACGGGCGAGAATGAACCAGTTCacaaatcatcatcaccaaTAAATAGAGACAGTTATAACGATCAGCCCAATGCGATTGTCCCAATAGCAGACCGTACTTGCATCGCATATATGGGTACTTTGGTGAAAGAAGGTCACGGTAAAGGTATTGTCGTCGGTACCGGAACTAACACTTCTTTCGGTTCTGTCTTTGAAATGATGAGTAACATTGAAAAGCCGAAGACACCTCTGCAACTATCCATGGATAAGCTGGGAAAGGATTTGTCTTTATTCagttttattattattggcTTCATTTGTTTTGTTGGTATCATACAAGGGAGATCCTGGTTAGAAATGTTCCAAATTTCTGTTTCTTTAGCTGTGGCAGCTATTCCAGAAGGTTTACCCATCATTGTGGCCGTTACCTTAGCTCTTGGGGTACTAAGAATGGCAAAACGTAAGGCTATTGTCAGAAGACTGCCAAGTGTCGAGACTCTCGGTTCTGTGAACGTTATTTGTTCTGATAAAACCGGCACCCTTACTTCTAATCATATGACCGTTTCAAAGCTTTGGTGTTTAGGTAGTATGGCCAACAAATTAAATGTGTTGAACttggaaaagaagaagtctACTAATTTACAGAATTACCTGACTGAAGATGTCAAAAATACGCTGTTTATTGGGAATGTATGCAATAATGCTACTTTTTCTCATGACCATGGAAGGCATTTAGGTAATCCAACAGATGTTGCCTTATTAGAACAATTACCAAAGTTTGGATTACAGGATGTGAGAAACACTGTAAGAAAGATCGAAGAACTTCCTTTTAATTCTAGCCGCAAATATATGGCGACAAAAGTTATTGATTCTGAGGACAAACAGATGATTTTTGTAAAAGGTGCTTTCGAAAAAGTGCTATTGCATTCTTCGTACTATCTCAATGAAAAAGGTAAGATAGAAAAGTTAACAGAAGGTAAGAAAGACATCATTAACGAATGTGCAAATTCCTTGGCTTCTGAAGGTTTACGTGTATTAGCCTTCGCTAAGATCATCGTAGCAGAAGCTGATGTTGAAAAACTCACCGAGGAAAGCATTCAAGATTTGATATTCACTGGATTGGTTGGTATGAACGACCCTCCAAGACCATCCGTGAAATCCGCAATTGAACAATTACTCCAAGGTGGTGTACATATCATTATGATTACAGGAGATTCCGAAAATACAGCTGTCAATATTGCAAGACAAATTGGTATTCCTGTTATCGATCCAAACCTTTCCGTGTTATCCGGTGATAAGTTAAATGAAATGTCCGATGATCAATTAGCAAATATAATAGATCATGTCAATATTTTTGCCCGTGCTACACCAGAACACAAGCTGAATATTGTCCGTGCCTTGAGAAAACGTGGTGATGTTGTTGCAATGACAGGTGATGGTGTTAATGATGCACCTGCGTTAAAATTAGCCGATATTGGTGTTTCAATGGGTAAAATGGGGACAGACGTTGCAAAGGAAGCTTCCGATATGATTTTAAcagatgatgatttcaGTACTATCTTAACAGCTATTGAAGAAGGTAAAggtattttcaataacattCAAAACTTTTTGACCTTTCAATTATCGACTTCAATTGCAGCTTTATCCTTAATCGCTTTATCCACAGCACTGAAATTACCAAATCCTTTGAATGCTATGCAGATATTATGgatcaatattttaatgGATGGTCCGCCCGCACAATCTTTAGGAGTTGAACCTGTGGATCACGAAGTTATGAAAAAGCCACCAAGGAAACGttctgaaaaaattttgacaCAGAGAGTGTTGACCCGTCTGGTCACCGCTGCTATTTGTATCATATTTGGTACTGTTTATGTTTTTGTCAAGGAAATGGCCGAAGATGGAAAGGTTACAGCACGTGATACAACCATGACTTTTACTTGctttgttttctttgatatGTTTAACGCATTGGCATGTAGACATGCtacaaaatcaatttttgaaatcggTATCTTCGCAAATAAGATGTTTAATGTCGCTGTTGGATTTTCTCTATTGGGACAAATGTGTGCTATTTACGTTCCTTTTTTCcaacaaattttcaaaactgAAAGCTTAAGTGTGGGTGATCTGGTTTTCTTGGTATTGTTAAGTAGTACCGTATTCATTGCAGATGAATGTAGAAAGATTTGGGAGAGGAGGAAGCGTGAACAAGAGGCACTGTATTATTCTTCGGTTTAG
- the REC8 gene encoding Rec8p (similar to Saccharomyces cerevisiae REC8 (YPR007C); ancestral locus Anc_8.104), with product MVSLPQASLLNNHDSLSSNVTIVWLLASLGSGTSRRGTSSVAIETKNVKKKDILDICIPETCQLIESNESNLPLRHVSNLLYGVAVCYNRKAEYVLSDLTNLLSLVQRNIHYTIIGNGKSTTTQSAKQKSQGPQVVTKNIFLNDDPNFDISYIGNFEEYLDENLQALHVEPESEAIKRQDYINEVSNSNKYEYATNTTSFETHFNRPSTLDELPIDMDFNLELEDIISHQGTIMRTHTSSHTGSNDLDFDYQEKDISLNMSEDVINRSESVNFALGLPGSNDARKQDAHISFKKRAGSPLDKEYNKKAKRNGHLLHIPPKLIKFDGKISLSTDVLKRNHEHYLDFMSVLNQKVRAEKNGTSARYNTNAFDYQPELLFETWRSLLHDVPHEILSLPFGVSEEFVQTKTQLPDTFTMSRMNSTRSEEQGRKQSKIGYNSGSFLDSESNRSLYEIDVRESNDMILNLGQINEDLEEQTYLHEAGRHEVFSEHSNKEQLEESSQDFLNLNFNLPPSSLGRSTSRSSTWRKRKEEDTIDILEASTKRRTALENKEKSDSGSLIQTISVHEKNNNSLQPILDNPTRKFYDYLKEKSYFIGKATYSSPPFKKKLLFEDVVPSTITDAEATVSKSIAASAFFTLLDLASKDLISVRFFQDNIGDETESFLIRNSDDIIIYV from the coding sequence ATGGTTTCGTTACCTCAAGCTTCACTATTAAATAACCACGACTCGCTATCGAGTAATGTTACAATTGTCTGGCTATTGGCTTCGCTAGGTAGCGGTACTTCCAGAAGGGGGACATCGTCAGTGGCTATCGAAACCAAAAAtgtgaagaagaaagatatCCTAGATATTTGTATTCCTGAAACGTGTCAACTGATAGAATCAAATGAGTCGAATCTTCCTTTGCGTCATGTGTCAAATTTGTTATATGGCGTGGCTGTATGCTATAATAGGAAGGCTGAATATGTTTTGAGTGATCTTACAAATCTACTCAGTTTAGTGCAGCGTAATATCCATTATACAATAATAGGGAATGGGAAAAGCACTACCACTCAATCTGCTAAACAGAAATCTCAAGGGCCGCAAGTTGTTACtaaaaatatctttctAAATGATGATCCTAACTTCGACATTTCTTATATAGGAAATTTTGAGGAATATCTTGATGAGAACTTGCAAGCACTCCATGTAGAACCAGAATCTGAGGCAATCAAGAGACAGGATTACATAAACGAAGTTAGTAATTCGAATAAATACGAGTATGCTACAAATACCACAAGTTTTGAAACACATTTTAATCGGCCTTCAACGCTGGACGAACTTCCTATTGATATGGATTTCAATCTCGAATTAGAAGATATCATCAGCCACCAAGGTACAATAATGCGAACACATACAAGTTCTCATACAGGTAGTAATGaccttgattttgattacCAAGAGAAAGATATATCACTTAATATGAGTGAAGATGTGATAAATCGTTCTGAATCTGTCAACTTTGCCCTGGGACTTCCAGGTTCTAATGATGCCAGAAAGCAGGATGCTCATATCAgctttaaaaaaagagcCGGCAGCCCTTTAGATaaagaatataataaaaaagcCAAGAGAAATGGTCATTTGCTTCATATCCCGCCCAAGTTGATCAAATTTGACGGCAAAATAAGTTTATCAACAGATGTGCTCAAAAGGAATCATGAGCACTACTTGGATTTCATGTCTGTTCTCAACCAAAAAGTAAGAGCTGAAAAGAATGGAACTTCTGCCAGATATAATACAAATGCGTTCGATTACCAGCCTGAACTTCTGTTTGAAACTTGGAGGAGCCTTTTGCATGATGTACctcatgaaattttatccCTTCCATTCGGCGTTTCTGAGGAGTTTGTACAGACCAAAACTCAATTACCGGATACATTCACCATGTCAAGAATGAATAGCACCAGAAGTGAAGAACAAGGTAGAAAACAAAGTAAAATAGGTTATAACAGTGGATCCTTTTTAGATTCTGAATCTAATAGATCACtttatgaaattgatgtGAGGGAATCCAATGATATGATTCTTAATTTAGGTCAGATAAACGAGGATTTAGAGGAACAAACCTATTTACATGAAGCAGGAAGGCATGAAGTCTTTAGTGAACATAGTAACAAGGAACAGCTGGAGGAAAGTTCTCAggatttcttgaatttaaACTTCAATCTTCCTCCTTCAAGTTTAGGAAGGTCTACCAGCAGAAGCTCGACATGGAGGAAACGAAAAGAGGAGGATACAATTGATATATTAGAAGCTAGCACCAAACGGAGGACAGCgcttgaaaataaagagaaAAGTGATAGCGGTAGCTTAATCCAGACTATTTCGGTTCatgagaaaaataataacagcCTCCAACCAATTTTGGATAATCCAaccagaaaattttatgattatctcaaagaaaagtcatattttattggaaaagCAACGTATTCCTCTCCGCCattcaaaaagaaactCCTCTTTGAAGACGTTGTCCCAAGTACAATAACAGATGCTGAAGCGACTGTCTCCAAAAGTATAGCAGCCAGCGCATTTTTCACATTATTGGACTTAGCTTCCAAAGATTTAATCTCCGTCAGATTTTTCCAAGATAATATCGGTGATGAAACGGAGTCATTTCTTATCAGGAATAGCGAtgacattattatttaCGTTTAA
- the HAA1 gene encoding Haa1p (similar to Saccharomyces cerevisiae CUP2 (YGL166W) and HAA1 (YPR008W); ancestral locus Anc_8.106) yields MVLRNGIKYACERCIRGHRVTTCNHSDQPLMMIKPKGRPSTTCAYCKELRKNKSAKLQGTCTCGRQEKRRLAQKAKEDARAKAKELERSNCKCSADTTCTHHGSKPQNKKLRGKFLERATSSTSLDSAFLSSHSIYSDSSNFSSTFLDSDINPGRISKDYHHVASLASISSLQSSQSLDQSLSSPHSPPSHPQFNFLSDFDSLTQSTSQVNLLENVDFTPNSTNKLKEHISSGRSNVGEVLVPLEEYIPPDIDGIGNVNDKTNMLNGFSPNDNSIKDNQNETPPNRTGLDSATIQTNPREAGQIRMHPSHGLFDMFSDVSSISTLSRANLLLQKHNVKNVEPEEGISRDIRHSTDFNGVRSNFAGQMQSYKENSTNNVGEAQSTQSVEVLSITPSFMDIPSCEHIGGRNYSAQCNSVAAKVRSSSIDKNHKYPKNINDANISSMIKEENNEFGGFEANVETENNSRRIVSSSDLQITPGEITGPIVVKEEIPENSTVDTAQSWVLNSPLLSEQGFADLDNFMSTL; encoded by the coding sequence ATGGTGTTAAGAAATGGCATAAAGTATGCCTGTGAACGGTGCATTAGAGGCCATAGAGTTACCACGTGTAATCACAGTGACCAGcctttgatgatgataaagCCCAAAGGAAGACCATCTACAACATGTGCTTACTGTAAGGAactaagaaaaaataagtCTGCCAAGCTGCAAGGAACGTGTACTTGTGGCAGACAGGAGAAAAGACGATTGGCGCAGAAGGCAAAAGAAGATGCCAGAGCTAAAGCGAAGGAATTAGAAAGAAGTAACTGTAAATGCAGTGCAGATACTACCTGCACACATCATGGTAGTAAACCACAAAACAAGAAGCTTCGAGgcaaatttttggaaagagCAACTTCATCTACCTCATTGGATAGTGCTTTTTTATCCTCACATAGTATTTATTCAGattcatctaatttttcaagtacTTTCCTAGATAGCGATATCAATCCTGGAAGGATTTCTAAAGATTACCATCATGTGGCATCACTAGCTTCGATTTCATCGCTGCAATCATCTCAATCTTTGGACCAAAGCCTATCCTCTCCCCACAGTCCTCCGTCGCATCCACagttcaattttttatcagATTTCGATAGCCTGACCCAGTCAACCTCTCAAGTTAACCTTTTAGAAAATGTAGATTTCACCCCCAACTCGACTAACAAACTGAAAGAACATATTTCAAGCGGTAGATCGAACGTGGGGGAGGTTTTAGTTCCATTGGAGGAATATATTCCGCCTGATATTGATGGTATAGGAAATGTAAATGACAAGACAAATATGCTTAACGGATTTTCCCCAAATGACAACTCGATTAAAGACAATCAAAATGAAACGCCTCCAAATAGAACTGGCTTGGATAGTGCAACTATCCAGACAAATCCAAGAGAAGCTGGGCAAATAAGAATGCATCCATCACATGGACTTTTTGATATGTTTTCAGATgtatcatcaatttcaacatTATCAAGAGCCAATTTATTACTACAGAAACATAATGTAAAAAATGTAGAACCGGAAGAGGGAATTTCTAGAGATATTCGGCACAGTACTGACTTTAATGGTGTGAGATCAAACTTTGCAGGACAGATGCAGTCGTATAAAGAGAATTCAACTAATAATGTTGGAGAAGCACAAAGTACGCAAAGTGTGGAAGTTTTATCCATCACACCAAGTTTTATGGATATTCCTAGTTGCGAGCATATCGGTGGTCGGAACTATTCCGCTCAGTGCAATTCTGTCGCTGCTAAGGTTAGGTCATCCAGTATAGATAAGAACCACAAGTACCCTAAAAATATCAACGATGCCAACATATCTTCAATgattaaagaagaaaacaacGAGTTCGGCGGTTTTGAAGCAAATGtagaaacagaaaataacAGCCGACGTATAGTATCTTCATCAGACTTGCAGATAACCCCTGGAGAAATTACAGGCCCAATTGTtgtaaaagaagaaattccTGAAAATTCAACTGTTGACACGGCCCAAAGTTGGGTATTAAATAGTCCTCTCTTAAGTGAGCAAGGGTTTGCAGATTTGGACAACTTTATGTCCACTCTGTAA
- the MRA1 gene encoding Mra1p (similar to Saccharomyces cerevisiae YPR010C-A; ancestral locus Anc_8.114) — MRSSQVLLNVANKKVSKTVPIELTPLFLAVSVALCSGAYFTYRKFAYDDSLRVTANPQQSGLNDILKENEKDN, encoded by the exons ATGAGATCTTCACAGGTACTCCTTAATGTTGCG AACAAAAAGGTTAGCAAAACTGTTCCTATTGAACTAACACCTTTGTTTTTGGCCGTGAGTGTCGCGTTGTGCTCTGGAGCTTATTTTACTTACAGGAAATTTGCTTATGATGATAGCTTAAGAGTCACAGCCAATCCTCAGCAATCAGGTCTTAATGATATattaaaggaaaatgaaaaggatAATTAA
- the MRX21 gene encoding Mrx21p (similar to Saccharomyces cerevisiae YPR011C; ancestral locus Anc_8.115): MNEMVSTAQTILQNESNVTFVSGGIAGAVSRTVVSPFERVKILLQVQSTRAPYNNGVFKAISQVYKEENVKGLFRGNGLNCIRVFPYSAVQFVVYDYCKKNIFHVDKNSAVAQLTNVQRLISGALCGGCSIIATYPLDLLKTRLSIQTSNLENLRNSKAANTLKPPGFWQLFSKVYREEGKVFGLFRGIWPTSLGIIPYVALNFTIYEQLREYLPKEEDVNNLKSSLKQNTYMLTIGAISGGVAQTLTYPFDLLRRRFQILTMGNNELGFYYTGIYDALKTIARTEGLRGYYKGLEANLLKVVPSTAVSWLVYEMTCNSIKRL, from the coding sequence ATGAATGAGATGGTTTCAACGGCACAGAccattttacaaaatgagTCGAACGTTACATTCGTATCAGGTGGAATCGCTGGGGCAGTATCCAGGACAGTAGTTTCACCCTTTGAGAGAGTCAAAATTCTATTACAAGTTCAAAGTACAAGAGCTCCATACAATAATGGTGTATTTAAGGCCATATCTCAAGTTTATAAAGAAGAGAATGTCAAGGGTTTATTCCGTGGAAACGGTCTCAACTGTATAAGAGTATTCCCATATAGTGCAGTTCAGTTCGTTGTTTATGATTATTGTAAGAAAAACATATTTCACGTTGATAAGAATAGTGCAGTGGCGCAATTAACCAATGTCCAGCGTTTGATCAGTGGTGCCTTATGTGGCGGTTGCAGTATTATTGCTACATATCCAttagatttattgaaaactaGGCTGTCAATTCAAACGTCGAACCTAgaaaatttaagaaatagTAAAGCTGCCAATACTTTAAAGCCACCTGGATTTTGGCAATTATTCAGCAAAGTTTATAGAGAAGAAGGTAAAGTATTTGGATTATTTAGAGGCATTTGGCCCACCTCTCTGGGGATTATTCCATACGTAGCATTAAACTTTACTATTTACGAGCAATTAAGAGAATATTTACCTAAAGAGGAGGATGTCAACAACTTGAAATCTTCCTTAAAGCAAAATACTTATATGCTAACTATTGGCGCGATAAGTGGAGGGGTAGCGCAGACTCTCACCTATCCTTTTGATTTACTCCGGCGAAGATTTCAGATACTGACAATGGGCAATAATGAGTTGGGATTCTACTATACAGGCATTTATGATGCTCTGAAGACAATTGCTCGAACAGAAGGCCTTCGAGGCTACTATAAGGGATTAGAGGCTAATTTACTAAAAGTGGTACCTTCTACTGCGGTAAGCTGGCTAGTTTATGAAATGACCTGCAATAGCATCAAGAGACTGTGA